In one Butyrivibrio proteoclasticus B316 genomic region, the following are encoded:
- a CDS encoding DegT/DnrJ/EryC1/StrS family aminotransferase — translation MTIEFRDLKRQYEVIKNEINTEISSVIEGCHFISGPQVKELERTLADYVGRKHCISCANGTDAISIALMAAGVGKGDAVFVPDFTFFSSGECPASVGATPIFVDVDLDTYNISASSLRKAIDTILEEGELKPKAVVAVDLFGQPFDYQAVKNICEEYKLILLEDAAQGFGGEYTMDNGEKIKAGKLGTISTTSFFPAKPLGCYGDGGAIFTDDDRLAELCRSIAVHGKDMEHPDDPNAKYNNIRLGMNSRLDTMQAAVLLAKFPTFCSNELDRVNHVAEKYHELLKDVMGLSVPHITDRYYSSWAQYTIQLPENIDRSVVQKELRSTGIPTNIYYIKPMHKQGAFEKTRSAEAECPNTEKLCSTVLCLPIHPYLHDDEVDYICKALKDVMDSLS, via the coding sequence TTGACTATAGAATTTAGAGATTTAAAAAGACAGTATGAAGTAATTAAAAATGAGATAAACACAGAGATATCCTCAGTAATAGAAGGTTGCCATTTTATTAGTGGACCACAGGTAAAAGAACTAGAGAGAACGCTTGCTGATTACGTGGGACGCAAACATTGCATTTCTTGTGCTAATGGTACAGATGCTATCTCTATTGCATTAATGGCAGCTGGAGTAGGCAAAGGGGATGCAGTATTTGTTCCCGATTTTACTTTCTTTTCCTCGGGAGAGTGTCCTGCTTCTGTTGGCGCGACTCCGATATTTGTTGATGTTGATTTAGATACATATAATATTTCAGCTTCTTCACTTAGAAAGGCCATAGATACAATTTTAGAAGAAGGCGAATTAAAGCCTAAGGCTGTCGTGGCAGTCGACCTTTTTGGACAGCCATTTGACTATCAGGCTGTCAAAAATATATGTGAAGAATATAAGCTTATATTGTTGGAAGATGCTGCTCAAGGATTCGGCGGTGAATATACAATGGATAATGGAGAAAAGATAAAGGCTGGTAAATTAGGGACAATTTCTACTACCAGTTTCTTTCCTGCTAAACCACTTGGCTGTTATGGAGATGGGGGAGCTATTTTCACAGATGATGACAGGCTGGCTGAGCTATGCAGGTCAATAGCAGTACATGGCAAGGATATGGAACATCCGGATGATCCAAATGCCAAATATAATAATATAAGACTTGGTATGAACTCTCGCCTTGATACTATGCAGGCGGCAGTACTGTTGGCCAAATTTCCAACATTTTGTTCTAATGAACTTGATAGGGTCAACCATGTTGCTGAAAAATATCATGAATTATTAAAAGATGTTATGGGATTATCAGTGCCACATATAACAGATAGATACTATAGTTCTTGGGCTCAGTATACAATTCAGCTTCCAGAAAACATTGACAGATCTGTAGTTCAAAAAGAGCTGCGCTCAACCGGTATCCCAACCAATATTTACTATATAAAACCTATGCACAAGCAGGGAGCATTTGAAAAGACAAGAAGTGCTGAGGCAGAATGTCCAAATACTGAGAAACTTTGTAGTACTGTTCTATGTTTGCCGATACATCCATATTTGCATGATGATGAAGTCGATTATATTTGCAAGGCTTTAAAAGATGTGATGGATTCACTGAGTTGA
- a CDS encoding alpha-1,2-fucosyltransferase has protein sequence MTKNEKKLIVKFQGGLGNQLYEYAFCEWLRQQYSDYEVLADLSYYKIRSAHGELGIWNIFPNINIEVASNWDIIKYSDQIPIMYGGKGADRLNSVRTNVNDRFFSKRKHSYYTEISNTDVSEVINALNNGIRYFDGYWQNIDYFKGNIEDLRNKLKFSEKCDKYITDEMLRDNAVSLHVRRGDYVGSEYEKEVGLSYYKKAVEYVLDRVDQAKFFIFSDDKYYAETAFEWIDNKTVVAGYDNELAHVDMLLMSRMKNNIIANSTFSLWAAYLNDSMNPLIVYPDVESLDKKTFSDWNGIK, from the coding sequence GTGACAAAAAACGAAAAGAAGCTAATAGTTAAATTCCAAGGAGGACTTGGAAATCAATTATATGAATATGCATTTTGCGAATGGCTAAGACAACAATATTCAGATTATGAAGTCTTGGCAGATTTGTCATACTACAAGATAAGATCAGCGCATGGTGAACTTGGTATTTGGAACATCTTTCCAAATATAAATATTGAAGTAGCATCTAATTGGGATATCATTAAATATTCTGATCAAATTCCCATAATGTATGGGGGAAAGGGTGCTGACAGGCTTAATTCTGTAAGAACAAATGTGAATGACAGATTTTTTAGCAAGAGAAAACATTCGTACTACACAGAAATTAGTAATACAGATGTATCAGAGGTCATAAATGCGCTAAACAATGGTATAAGGTATTTTGATGGATATTGGCAGAATATAGATTATTTCAAAGGCAATATCGAAGACTTGAGGAATAAACTCAAATTTTCTGAGAAATGTGACAAATACATAACTGATGAAATGCTCAGGGATAATGCTGTTTCATTGCATGTAAGACGTGGAGATTATGTTGGAAGTGAATATGAAAAAGAAGTAGGATTGTCCTATTATAAGAAGGCGGTTGAGTATGTACTGGATAGGGTAGATCAGGCTAAGTTTTTCATTTTCTCAGATGACAAGTACTATGCTGAGACAGCATTTGAATGGATTGATAATAAAACTGTTGTGGCGGGGTATGATAATGAATTAGCGCATGTGGACATGCTTTTGATGAGCAGAATGAAAAACAATATTATTGCTAATTCCACGTTCTCGTTATGGGCAGCATACCTTAATGATAGTATGAATCCATTAATAGTTTATCCTGATGTGGAATCCTTGGATAAAAAGACATTCTCTGATTGGAATGGTATTAAGTAA
- a CDS encoding AAA family ATPase, protein MRKEISTSIYSFRDLIENNCIYVDKTKYLYDAITTAKGQYFCARPRRFGKSLTISTLEAIFSGQKDLFKDCYICKETDYKWEEYPIIHLDFGRANVLSIDLLSSWLVQTLKTIAGKYGVDVNNEDPALLFGELIETLYHKNQKGVVVLIDEYDKPIMEHLENESEAETFRDFMEAFYQMIKGYEQYERFVFMTGVIKFAKLSIFSKLNSLTDISMDKKYACMFG, encoded by the coding sequence ATGAGAAAAGAAATATCAACGTCAATTTATTCATTTAGAGATCTAATTGAAAATAACTGTATATATGTTGATAAGACTAAGTATCTGTATGATGCCATTACAACTGCAAAGGGGCAATATTTTTGCGCCCGCCCAAGGAGATTCGGTAAGAGTCTAACAATTTCAACTCTTGAAGCCATTTTTAGCGGCCAAAAGGATTTATTTAAAGACTGCTATATTTGTAAGGAAACAGATTATAAATGGGAAGAGTATCCGATTATCCATCTTGATTTTGGCAGAGCAAATGTATTAAGTATAGATTTGCTGTCTTCGTGGCTTGTCCAGACGCTTAAGACTATAGCGGGTAAATATGGAGTAGATGTTAACAATGAAGACCCTGCGCTTCTATTTGGGGAGCTCATTGAGACGTTATATCATAAGAATCAAAAAGGAGTAGTAGTTCTTATAGATGAATATGATAAGCCTATCATGGAACATCTCGAAAATGAGAGTGAGGCGGAAACCTTTCGTGACTTTATGGAAGCGTTCTATCAGATGATCAAAGGATATGAGCAGTATGAACGTTTTGTATTCATGACTGGTGTTATTAAGTTCGCTAAGTTATCTATCTTTAGTAAATTGAATAGTCTGACGGATATCAGTATGGATAAAAAGTACGCCTGTATGTTTGGGTAA
- a CDS encoding glycosyltransferase family 2 protein: MQYRISVVVPVYNEEGNIANLHREIKDVCEKNNYIYEIIFINDGSSDRTDEVCRTLSPLKYIKMRKNFGQTAAMDAGIKAAQYDYIVTMDGDGQNDPADIPQMLEYLEKEGVDVVSGWRKNRKDTFMKRFVSRGANFLRYLLVHDGIHDSGCSLKVYKRECFKGVNLYGEQHRFIPAILKIKGFTIGEVVVNHRPRTSGYTKYNWKRTIKGFVDMISVWFWNKFATRPLHLLGGMGMIFELLGFACGIWSIALFAMGRKMSNNIFPPLLTIFFVIIGLIMIIFGLMSEILIKTYYGVHVDAPYSVKSIEEFGNKKDE, translated from the coding sequence ATGCAATACAGAATATCTGTTGTGGTTCCTGTTTACAACGAGGAAGGCAACATAGCAAATCTTCACAGAGAAATTAAGGATGTCTGTGAGAAGAACAATTATATATATGAGATTATATTTATTAATGATGGATCTTCTGATAGAACTGATGAAGTATGTAGAACACTTAGTCCACTTAAATATATCAAAATGCGCAAGAATTTTGGACAGACAGCTGCAATGGATGCGGGAATCAAGGCTGCGCAGTATGACTACATAGTAACTATGGATGGAGATGGCCAAAATGATCCTGCTGATATTCCTCAGATGCTGGAATATTTGGAAAAAGAAGGCGTTGATGTAGTTTCCGGGTGGCGCAAGAACCGTAAGGATACCTTTATGAAACGATTTGTTTCAAGAGGGGCGAATTTCCTGAGATATCTCCTTGTACATGATGGAATTCATGATAGTGGATGCTCTCTTAAAGTTTACAAAAGAGAGTGCTTCAAGGGAGTAAACCTCTATGGAGAACAGCATAGATTTATTCCAGCGATCCTTAAGATTAAAGGTTTCACCATAGGAGAAGTAGTTGTTAACCACAGACCTAGGACTTCAGGCTACACAAAATACAACTGGAAGCGTACGATCAAGGGATTTGTTGATATGATTTCTGTATGGTTTTGGAATAAGTTTGCAACCAGGCCTTTGCATCTTCTTGGTGGAATGGGAATGATTTTTGAATTGTTGGGATTTGCCTGTGGCATTTGGTCAATTGCGTTATTTGCAATGGGAAGGAAAATGTCCAACAATATCTTCCCTCCCCTGCTAACCATTTTTTTCGTTATCATTGGTCTCATCATGATCATATTTGGACTTATGAGCGAGATACTTATCAAGACATATTATGGTGTACATGTTGATGCGCCATATAGCGTGAAGTCGATAGAGGAATTTGGAAATAAAAAAGATGAATGA
- a CDS encoding desulfoferrodoxin family protein codes for MKFYRCETCGNIITKLNDSGVPVVCCGQPMKELVPGAVDGAVEKHVPDVTVEGNTVKVQIGEVEHPMMDNHYIQFIALETTTGAQIKYLKPSEKPVAEFVLPAGEKAVAVYEYCNLHGLWVKEV; via the coding sequence ATGAAATTCTACAGATGTGAAACTTGCGGAAACATTATCACCAAGCTTAATGATTCAGGCGTTCCAGTAGTGTGCTGCGGACAGCCAATGAAAGAGCTTGTACCTGGCGCTGTTGACGGTGCAGTAGAAAAGCACGTACCAGATGTAACAGTAGAGGGAAACACTGTTAAAGTTCAGATTGGAGAAGTGGAACATCCTATGATGGATAACCACTACATCCAGTTCATAGCACTTGAGACAACAACCGGTGCTCAGATCAAGTACCTGAAGCCTTCCGAGAAACCAGTTGCTGAATTTGTACTTCCAGCTGGCGAAAAAGCTGTGGCAGTCTACGAGTACTGCAATCTTCACGGCCTGTGGGTTAAAGAAGTGTAA
- a CDS encoding ABC transporter ATP-binding protein: MTNDIKKFIDVIKRIFGILDKGDRRRSYVVLADILLCAVLETVGVSLIVPFINAIASPEKVREYPVIGNIIVIMGISGLSLVLFMSFALVIFYILKNAFLMYSAYFQNSYRFKLQKKLSVKMLRAYMNKPYQFFVETNSSVIIRGIGNDVGCVKDALGTLFDLVTQILTLLMIAAFLAYTDLTMAMGLLGISLICVYILVVILRKKTSFLGREQRVAETRVTKYSYEILEGIKEIMAMRRKDRFIDAYEGAFENKGKLEAKYITVQTFPIRIIETVFMSGIIFILYVRVLQGADLTSFLPQLAVFAVGGIKMLPAMSTISRSATQIIFQKPGVDEAYDNLVSFNAEGVIEADKSSLAITPEMEFKNITLNDIHWRYTGADKDVINGLSLEIKRGESVAFIGASGSGKTTLVDIILGLFTPQSGEVKVNGIDITKCIDSWSHMLAYVQQSIFLTDDSLRNNIAFGLTPEEIDDDKVWKAIEQAQLGDFVKTLDDGLDTIVGERGVKFSGGQRQRVAIARALYFETQVIVFDEATAALDNETEKSLMESIDALHGEKTLIIVAHRLSTVRNCDRIYEVSNGKLIEKTKAELGL, encoded by the coding sequence ATGACTAACGACATTAAAAAATTCATCGATGTAATAAAAAGAATATTTGGAATCCTTGATAAGGGAGACAGGCGAAGATCCTATGTGGTTTTGGCTGATATTTTGTTGTGCGCAGTTTTGGAGACAGTCGGAGTAAGCCTTATAGTCCCTTTTATTAATGCCATCGCGTCACCTGAGAAGGTTAGAGAATATCCTGTAATTGGCAATATCATTGTCATAATGGGAATAAGTGGTTTATCGCTTGTTTTGTTCATGAGCTTTGCGCTAGTTATATTCTATATACTTAAGAATGCATTCTTGATGTATTCAGCATATTTTCAGAATTCATACAGATTCAAATTGCAGAAAAAGCTATCTGTTAAGATGTTAAGAGCATATATGAATAAGCCATATCAATTTTTTGTAGAGACTAACAGTTCTGTGATAATCCGTGGAATAGGTAATGATGTGGGCTGTGTGAAAGATGCACTTGGAACATTATTTGATCTTGTTACACAGATACTGACACTGCTCATGATAGCAGCGTTTCTAGCATATACAGATCTGACAATGGCTATGGGACTTCTTGGCATTTCATTGATTTGCGTGTATATTCTTGTAGTTATCCTCAGGAAAAAAACAAGCTTTCTAGGTAGAGAACAGCGAGTTGCTGAAACACGTGTTACCAAGTATTCTTATGAGATACTTGAAGGTATCAAAGAGATAATGGCAATGCGCAGGAAAGATCGATTTATTGATGCCTATGAAGGAGCATTTGAAAATAAAGGAAAACTAGAAGCCAAATACATCACTGTACAGACATTTCCAATCAGAATTATTGAAACAGTATTCATGTCTGGTATCATATTTATTCTGTATGTAAGAGTGCTGCAGGGTGCAGATCTTACGTCGTTCCTGCCTCAGCTTGCGGTATTCGCTGTTGGTGGAATCAAGATGCTTCCAGCAATGTCAACAATTTCTAGATCTGCGACGCAGATTATTTTCCAAAAACCTGGTGTTGATGAAGCGTATGATAATCTAGTAAGCTTTAATGCAGAAGGAGTGATAGAAGCTGATAAATCGTCTCTTGCCATTACTCCAGAAATGGAATTTAAAAATATAACACTTAATGATATTCATTGGCGATATACAGGTGCAGACAAAGACGTCATTAACGGGTTATCACTAGAAATAAAAAGAGGGGAATCAGTAGCGTTCATTGGAGCCTCTGGTTCCGGTAAAACAACACTTGTTGATATTATATTAGGCCTGTTCACACCTCAAAGTGGAGAAGTTAAAGTAAATGGAATTGATATTACAAAATGCATAGACTCTTGGAGTCATATGCTTGCGTATGTTCAACAGAGCATTTTCCTTACAGATGATTCTCTAAGAAATAATATAGCTTTTGGACTTACTCCGGAAGAAATTGATGATGATAAAGTATGGAAAGCAATCGAGCAGGCTCAGCTTGGCGACTTTGTGAAGACATTAGATGATGGCCTTGATACAATAGTAGGTGAGCGCGGTGTCAAGTTTTCTGGAGGGCAGAGACAGAGAGTTGCGATAGCAAGAGCACTTTACTTTGAAACTCAGGTTATTGTATTTGATGAAGCTACTGCTGCGCTCGATAATGAAACCGAGAAATCACTTATGGAGTCAATTGATGCGCTTCATGGAGAAAAAACGCTGATTATTGTAGCTCACAGATTATCAACAGTTAGAAACTGCGATAGAATATACGAGGTTTCTAATGGAAAACTTATTGAAAAAACCAAAGCGGAACTTGGCCTATAA
- a CDS encoding glycosyltransferase family 4 protein: MKIIIISHEYPPVGGGGANACMNLARQYAKQGHIVDIVTVWFDGLDEHETIKDSITNGQITITRLKAKRKHKEHCSFSEMLDYLKKAIPVADRLEKENNYDICQIFFGIPSGPVGYYLKKKYKLPYVIRFGGGDIPGFQDRFTKVYKLIGPAIKMIWKKADALVANSIGLKKLAEDFYDKKEILVIPNGADLNAFEEKDNDYKSIAYTEACHDENINLLFVSRLIERKGLQDIIPQLSEIQQQSQNIGKNIKFQIVGDGPYRETLEKLTEVHNLQDVVAFYGQKNKKELPEFYRNADIFVFPSRKEGMPNVVLEAMSYGLPILMTPCQGSDELVDGNGKVAKVYEFGKILVDMLSKPDELKTMGKRSKYLIKEAFSWEKTAEAYMALFDKIIVQKEQK; encoded by the coding sequence ATGAAAATAATAATAATATCCCACGAATATCCTCCCGTTGGTGGAGGCGGAGCCAATGCTTGTATGAACCTTGCGAGGCAATATGCCAAGCAAGGGCATATAGTAGATATTGTAACGGTATGGTTTGATGGTCTTGATGAACATGAAACAATCAAGGATAGCATAACAAACGGTCAAATAACCATCACTAGGCTCAAAGCCAAAAGAAAACATAAAGAACATTGTAGCTTCTCAGAAATGCTTGATTATTTGAAAAAGGCGATTCCAGTAGCTGATAGACTGGAAAAAGAGAACAATTATGATATATGTCAGATATTTTTTGGTATTCCAAGTGGCCCTGTCGGTTATTATCTAAAAAAGAAATATAAACTGCCATATGTGATAAGATTTGGTGGCGGAGATATCCCTGGATTCCAGGATAGATTTACTAAAGTTTATAAGCTTATAGGACCAGCAATTAAGATGATTTGGAAAAAAGCAGACGCTCTTGTTGCAAATAGTATAGGTCTTAAAAAACTAGCTGAAGATTTCTATGATAAAAAAGAAATCTTGGTAATACCCAATGGCGCAGATCTGAATGCCTTTGAAGAAAAAGATAACGACTATAAATCTATTGCATACACTGAGGCATGCCATGACGAAAACATCAATCTTCTTTTTGTTTCTAGGCTTATAGAAAGAAAAGGTTTACAAGATATTATTCCGCAGCTTTCCGAGATTCAGCAACAGAGCCAAAATATTGGTAAAAATATAAAATTTCAGATTGTTGGTGATGGCCCTTATAGGGAAACACTAGAAAAACTCACAGAAGTACATAACCTACAGGACGTCGTAGCTTTTTATGGTCAAAAAAACAAAAAAGAACTTCCTGAGTTCTATAGAAATGCAGACATATTTGTATTCCCATCTAGAAAAGAGGGGATGCCAAATGTTGTGTTAGAAGCTATGTCCTATGGGCTTCCTATCCTTATGACTCCATGCCAGGGAAGTGATGAGTTAGTTGATGGCAATGGAAAAGTTGCCAAAGTATATGAATTTGGAAAAATACTGGTTGATATGTTATCTAAACCGGATGAATTAAAGACTATGGGAAAACGTAGCAAATACCTTATTAAAGAAGCATTCTCATGGGAAAAGACAGCAGAAGCATATATGGCTTTATTTGATAAGATTATTGTGCAAAAGGAACAAAAGTGA